One Trichosurus vulpecula isolate mTriVul1 chromosome 7, mTriVul1.pri, whole genome shotgun sequence genomic region harbors:
- the LOC118855959 gene encoding HLA class II histocompatibility antigen, DM alpha chain isoform X1 — MGPEQSLGATLLLLQLQSSLSWGATPAVLASLLGNNLENYTFSHTLFCQDMEPLLGLSETFNGDQLFSFDFSRNSRVPRLPEFAAWAGDEGDIKAIEDDKKLCQELQNVLSRILEGQIPEARGNPVPEVFTLEPLEFGKPNTLVCFVSNIFPPQITVSWQHKGVSVEGSSPTFLSAIDGLGFQAFSYLNFTPTSSDVFSCNVAREGDLFSAIGFWVPENPLPSELLENVLCGIAFGLGIVGIIVGIALIIYSRKPCLSGTD; from the exons ATGGGACCTGAGCAAAGCCTGGGAGCTACACTGTTACTCCTGCAGCTGCAGTCATCCCTGTCCTGGGGAGCCACTCCAG CAGTGTTGGCATCATTATTGGGGAATAACCTAGAGAACTACACATTCTCTCACACACTGTTCTGCCAGGATATGGAACCCCTCCTGGGTCTGTCCGAGACCTTCAATGGGGACCAGCTCTTCTCCTTCGACTTCTCCAGGAACTCTCGGGTGCCCCGGCTGCCTGAGTTTGCTGCTTGGGCCGGTGATGAGGGAGACATCAAGGCCATAGAAGATGACAAGAAGCTCTGCCAGGAATTGCAAAACGTTTTGAGTAGAATTTTGGAAGGCCAAATCCCTGAAGCTAGAG GAAACCCTGTGCCTGAAGTTTTCACTCTGGAGCCCCTGGAGTTTGGGAAGCCCAATACACTCGTCTGCTTTGTTAGTAACATCTTCCCACCTCAAATAACTGTGAGCTGGCAGCACAAAGGAGTCTCTGTGGAAGGCAGTAGCCCCACTTTTCTCTCAGCTATAGATGGACTTGGCTTCCAGGCCTTCTCCTATCTGAACTTCACACCCACATCCTCTGATGTCTTCTCTTGCAATGTGGCACGGGAAGGTGACCTCTTCAGTGCTATAGGCTTCTGGG TGCCTGAGAATCCACTACCCTCTGAATTGTTGGAAAATGTACTGTGTGGTATTGCCTTTGGCCTGGGAATTGTCGGCATCATAGTGGGTATTGCCCTCATCATCTACTCCCGAAAACCATGTCTAAGTGGTACAG acTGA
- the LOC118855959 gene encoding HLA class II histocompatibility antigen, DM alpha chain isoform X2, whose product MGPEQSLGATLLLLQLQSSLSWGATPVLASLLGNNLENYTFSHTLFCQDMEPLLGLSETFNGDQLFSFDFSRNSRVPRLPEFAAWAGDEGDIKAIEDDKKLCQELQNVLSRILEGQIPEARGNPVPEVFTLEPLEFGKPNTLVCFVSNIFPPQITVSWQHKGVSVEGSSPTFLSAIDGLGFQAFSYLNFTPTSSDVFSCNVAREGDLFSAIGFWVPENPLPSELLENVLCGIAFGLGIVGIIVGIALIIYSRKPCLSGTD is encoded by the exons ATGGGACCTGAGCAAAGCCTGGGAGCTACACTGTTACTCCTGCAGCTGCAGTCATCCCTGTCCTGGGGAGCCACTCCAG TGTTGGCATCATTATTGGGGAATAACCTAGAGAACTACACATTCTCTCACACACTGTTCTGCCAGGATATGGAACCCCTCCTGGGTCTGTCCGAGACCTTCAATGGGGACCAGCTCTTCTCCTTCGACTTCTCCAGGAACTCTCGGGTGCCCCGGCTGCCTGAGTTTGCTGCTTGGGCCGGTGATGAGGGAGACATCAAGGCCATAGAAGATGACAAGAAGCTCTGCCAGGAATTGCAAAACGTTTTGAGTAGAATTTTGGAAGGCCAAATCCCTGAAGCTAGAG GAAACCCTGTGCCTGAAGTTTTCACTCTGGAGCCCCTGGAGTTTGGGAAGCCCAATACACTCGTCTGCTTTGTTAGTAACATCTTCCCACCTCAAATAACTGTGAGCTGGCAGCACAAAGGAGTCTCTGTGGAAGGCAGTAGCCCCACTTTTCTCTCAGCTATAGATGGACTTGGCTTCCAGGCCTTCTCCTATCTGAACTTCACACCCACATCCTCTGATGTCTTCTCTTGCAATGTGGCACGGGAAGGTGACCTCTTCAGTGCTATAGGCTTCTGGG TGCCTGAGAATCCACTACCCTCTGAATTGTTGGAAAATGTACTGTGTGGTATTGCCTTTGGCCTGGGAATTGTCGGCATCATAGTGGGTATTGCCCTCATCATCTACTCCCGAAAACCATGTCTAAGTGGTACAG acTGA